The following nucleotide sequence is from Podospora bellae-mahoneyi strain CBS 112042 chromosome 1 map unlocalized CBS112042p_1, whole genome shotgun sequence.
AGCCTCTGAACAAACAACGAGCTGCAGCTGTAAGTGGCGAATAAGCCTTACTTACATCTTATATTGGTATGTGGTTGCTTGAGTAGGTCCGTGGTGTTCTTGATCATAGCTGATGTGCATTATGGTGCTCACGCTTACTGGCCCTTGGGCAGGCCGGTTCTCATCTTATCTGCCGTTTCGTTTATCAGATTTAAGACCTTTTCATCCTGTTCGGACTGGACAAGATATTCAGACGTCTCATCTCATAGCGTCGGACTTTTCCAAGGTTTTCCTCAATGAGCTACGTCGGAGAAGTGGCTGATACAAGTGAAGATTTTCAGGTCGAGTTGGTTGCCTCTTGAAAGATGTTCAGGTCTCATATTGCGATCACTCCGGTGTGTGTTTCGATGAGGGGGGGTAGTGTTGAGCGATGCAACTTGGAAAGTTTGGTGCGGTATaatgagatgagatgaagcTTTTTAGTGTAAATGACGACGCTCGTAATTTTATAAGTACGTGTATAGAGAGAACAGTATGCGCTGGTTCTGTGGCCGCGTGTTGCATTGCTGCGAGAAAGAGGCGAAGGGAAATGGAGGCTTTCAACGGCAACATGTACCGAACAAAAGGACTGGGGACGGAACAGCGGAAGGTCGCTTTGACGATCACGAAAATAACAGGGGTTGGAAGAGGTGAAATTGGGCCGGCAGCGGAGTGTAAACCCCGCCTTGGCTGGAGGCCGCTGCAACGAAACTCAACCTTGAGTTCAAGAAGTGTAGTGACAAGTGAAAAGAAAATGTGTCAAAATAAACAGGAAAACAAGGCTCCCATTGCAAACCGCCAGCAGGCTGAAGAAGTGCAAGAAGCAGACGTGCGAATCCAGTGACGATTGGACCCTCTTTGACCCCCGTCGGGCCGCAGGATCAAAAGACCCCACCCGTACCTGCAGCTTGCCGGCGCCAGATGAACGAGGGGCCCGGGCCAATGCGCTTGTGAGATTCTCCCCCCAAGGGCTCccgtcttttcttttctccaaCGGGaaaccctcctcctggtGCCTTCTCCTGAGCCAAAGGGCTGACAGCGCCCACTTGGTTTCACGTCTCCCTGAAGTGAGACGAAGCAGAACCACTCCTTTGGACACACTGTTCGTCCTGTCTTCGCAGGTCATCCTTCGGGATTTTGCCATTTCCGCTCTCTTTTCTTGCATAATCCGCGTTTGTTTCCCCTAAGTCCACTCTTTTTCATGACTAGTCAGTTACCGACATCGCCAATCGCCGCCCACGATAACTGCTCTCTGCCAATTGAGGCCGTTGATGATTTTTGCCTCGATCGCGTTACCTACGACCACTTTCATTTTCAGCATTTGCCTTGCTACGACTGCATTTACTGTAACCAGAAAACCCAACAACCAGGTTCAACGCGCGACGCATCACTTTGAACTGTTTGACTTGCTTTCATCACTGGGAGGGAACTGGAAACCAAGACGGAATCACGCACAGAAGCTCAAGACGATCATACACGCGCGATAACCAGCCGCACAATGGAGTTGTAGCGCTCATTGTCTACTACGAATCATATATCATCGACATTACTCGTCTTACCCGTGTCTATTCGACACCGTGCGCTTGCTGCGAAGGGGCCCTTAGAACTACCAGTGGGGCCCTTCGTTTTCCGAAGCTAGAACAACTCAACAAAACTACGAATATTCGTTATTGAGCAAAGCTTAGGACAGCTTTAAATCTGGGACAAGGCAAGATGCCTGCGGTAGATGTGGCTATGAGGAGGAGTGTAGGGGAAGGGTTCTTGGACTTGCTGGCTCGCGCGATTCATCCGGCTCTCGTGCGGAGAAATCTTGAGGGACAGATTGGAGATGTCCGGGCAACATTCGCCAGTTGGGACAGCTGCATGGCGGAATCCTATTGCAAGTAGGTTATTCTCTTTGCCGCCGAGCTTTGGGTATATTGCTGACGCGTTGCTGTTTAGATGGTTAGTAATCGGGCTCATGATTCTTGGGGGTATCATCATTTTCTCCGTGCTATGGTGCATCATTCGCTGCGCGTGCTGCGCCAAATCATGTTGCTGCTCGTGCTTCAAGTGTCTCCAGTGCTGCGGTAATTGCTGCGGGTGCTGTGACCCTCCAAGGGGGGACCGAAGGCAGTATCTTGACGAGCCGTACATCCCGCCAAATCAGGGTTACAAGTCGCAGGAGCCTATGCACCTTGGGTATGACAGTCGCCCTACTGCACCCCCTGTTTTtagtggcggcggcggtggtggtggtggtggtggatatgcCGCTTCGACGGGCGTAACAGGCAAACCCCAATATGCTGAATTCGATGTCAGCAAGAACAAGCCTGGAAATGAAGATGCACTTCCCGAGATGCCGAGCTGGGAAGGTGCGGAGAGCAAGAAGATCGTGTtggaacaggaggaggaggccgtgGAGATGAACCAGTTAAAGAAGCCCGAAGCCAACTCACCAAACGCGCACAGCCCGACCATGATGAATGGAGTGGCTGCGGCGGGTGCGATACCTGGGCGTGGTTCTACGAGCCCGAACCCGGGGAACAGAAGCCCTTACGGACCACCAGGCGCTGGAGCACAATCTAATGGATACTGCCCTCCAGGGGCTGTGGCTAACGATCCATACAACCAGATTGCGCAGAGTTACAACCAGCCAGCGGGTGGTTATGGACAGCCGGGTCAAGGGTACGGTATGGCTCCAGGTGCAAACGGACCAGGTGCAGTGGGAATAGGTGCAATCGGACCAGGACGCAGGTCTCCTGGCAGCGTTGGCGGCGGGTATAATACTGGGTATGACAACAATGACTATGGACAGCCGGGCTACGGACAACAGGGCTAtggacagcaacagcaaggtGTGACACCTCGGCAGACGGGacagggtggtggatatgaCAACTATGGCGACATCTACGACAGCTACGGCACTGGGACGAATAAACCGTATGGTGGCGCTCAGGAACTGGACGCTGGCAGCTATGGGCAACCCCCATCAGCACAAGCAGCTGCTGGACCTCAGGCGGGTTATGGAGGTGCCTATGGCCAAGGCCAAAGACGGACACCTGGCCCTCAAGCCGATGCAGGGTAtggcaaccccaaccaaagACGGACACCCGGACCCCAGAGTGATTACAACAATGGCTACGGTGGAAGCCCAAGACGCACCCCTGCGCCTCAGGATAGCTACGGCGGCGGGGGTTATGATGTTCCCGCCCCAGCATATGGCAGCAGTCAGGACAGACGGTCGCCTGGTCCCCAGCAAGGATACGGCCGCCCACCCCCAAATAGACAATACTCGTCGTCTGACTCTCGCGGTCCACAACGTCAGTACTCGGGCAACGACGTGAGCTTGTCCTCCGACAACATGGGAGGGTTTGATTTCGGCACAGGCTACAGCCGtccaccacaacagcagcaacaaccaagCAGCGGATACGGCCGTCCTCCACAAGCACAGCAGAGCAGTGGATACAGGCAACCGACGACTCCCGTAGTGGAGGAGCAGAGCGCGGCGTACCCGGGGTATAAGCCTTATTCACCTGGACCTCCCCATTGATAAGTTGGTTTGTGATACCCTGATCTTTTTTTGTATAATGGAATGTATTGTACAGTTCTCTATGGGAAGGATGTGTGGTGGCTGCCAGCTGAGCTTGCGgcaggggggtttgggatgtTCATGGATgatctcttttctttttctcgaAATTTTTGAACATGGTGTGGAGAAGGGCATGATAGATGGTGTTTTTATGATTATTGTCCTTCGTTTATGATGGttttgggaagaggagggggggttcaTGTTAAGGCGCTTTTTGCAAAGAGGGTGGGGTTTTCGATTCGAACTTGTGGCAAGAAGCAAAGTTGACTTTTATTTTTGGTTTTCTCGGGAAAAAGGGAAACAGACCCTGGCGGTGGCTATttagggtggtggtggtttggatCGCATTTAATGGGATCAGTGGTTGTATATAGGTGACTACGACAGATGTGGTGAATGTACCTGGTTGTTCCTAAGTAcgtgggtgggtggttttgaCCGGTGCTGGGTTATAGAGTGATATGTCATTCGCAATACTGTTGTTAAGCGCTGGGATCGAGGCTTTGTGGTGTATGCGTGCCTTGTTGGCTgcttgggtgatgatgatgccttgGGCTAGTCTTTGGGGGGATTTGCAGTTGTCTGGGAGGGATGTTGGACGTGGTTGACGGTGAGCCAAGGGATAGAGCTCAGAAGGAAGGTTATGCAAGCTGACAGAAATAGGGTGAGCCGCTGCTATCAACTCGGCGGTTTGGCATGGAAGGCTCACGAAGCATTAATAAACATGGCCCTGCCTAATAATCAGTCAGGTTAGTCCCCAACAAGATATCTGCATTGTCGAGGACCATGTTGCAAGCGCTGACAACCTCCAGAACTTGGTAAGATGTTGGATGTGTCGGCCAGCTCCCTTGTTATTGATCGTCCATCCAACGGACCATGTAGGAACACGGAagaaggtaggtaggtgtgtTACGAGCTGCCCAACaaggcagaagaaaaaaactcTTCATCGTCCGCGAGTTCAATCTCGGCGTTTTCTTATTATTATGCTAATCCGCTGAGAATTTTTTTTGCAAATGTCTTCGGGGTTCCGTATTCCCCGGACTTGGTTCGTACTTTTCGTATACCATGTCCGTTGCCGGAGTAAAGAAAGTCATTCGTTCCCGGAGCGATACAATGATCATGTTTTGGTAATGTATGTGTATTCAAGCAGAATTAGGTGACACAACAGCGGCAGCCAGTCAAGGGTCCTCTTcgggcttttttttctttctgaaATTCTAGAACATGATTTTCGTCCTCGTTTTGTGAAACTTGGAAAGCTAGCAAATGATGTTGTGCTGTGGTGCTTGTGTAATTGTTGCATTTCCAAGAAGCCCTACAGGTTGGTCCGGTCGGTTGTGGGGTTGATTGTACACGCAAGCCAAAACAGATAAGTAAGATTGGTTGGCAGAGGTATATCTTAACGGACTTGGGCTGAatgtgaggttggtggagttggtggtcatctttggggggttgggtacCTGTGTTGCTTGGTCGGATAATAGGTCTGGGGTTTTGGAATCATAACTTCGAGTCTGTTTTGAGCCGTTTGACTGGCTTTGGCCGTTGTCTTTTGGCAGTTTAACAGAGCCTTGTGAGCGGCTAAAACCCGCACCAGGCGGAGCTGTAGGATCCAACGGCTGGGTGTTGTCAGCTGTTGAAGTCTACCGCACGTCTCTGCGCTTAGAGATCAGATCTGTTGGTTGGATGATCGAACGAGTCATTCAACATAGCCAGCtagccagcagcagcagtttcCTTCCTTTCGGGTGCGCGGGAGCCGGTAGTGGTGACGCGGGTTGTGCGGAAAGTTAAAAGatccccccaacccgcccAAGCCTACTGACGTGGTCTGGTGGCGGTGCAAAACTGGAATGATGAGTTGACGTGCGTGCTCCATTCAGAGCTCCGTAttggatggtggagagaTTTCTAAATCCGAACATTTTTTACGGATGCTAGGAAAATAGGAGTTCCGAATTGAAGACGGAGAATGGGGAAATGGTTGCGAAAGTTTTCCGTTTCACTTCTTCCCGACTGTTTGAGCTACTGTTGGTCGAAAAAGATCAGGTGAAGTTCTGATCTCAACGGTCGACGGGCGATTGGGAAGTCTATTTCCGCGCTTCTAGAAATCTGGGGATGAGCCCCGCCAAGCACACAActcaatcttggccaccCTGCAAGCGGCAGGCATCTGATCTTTTTTAAAATCAACGCTTGCactggaagaggaaggaccAGTTGCAGGGGTTTGGAGCGCCAAGTATGACGTTGTCTTGAGGCCTTGTTCCCATTTCTCCAAGAATTTGGATGCTTGGGGGGGCAAGCCCAAGAAATCACAGAAATGAAAAGAAATCTTCCGGTGGTCTTGGTGTAGTGCAGGATTGCTGGGCAGGAATAtgcccctttttttttctgtctctCCCACGCACATAGGGACAGGTGACAAGACTGAAGATGCGTTCGGGTATGTGTGGACAACAAACTTTGCTGATCGCCCAGAGGCCATGTCAAACACCGAACGAACCATTGTACCTGTCTTGTCAGAAAGAGAGAGACATGCAGCATTTATTGGCCGAGAATGAAGGATGAAAAAGAAGCGTTTAGACCTGAGCTTCAGCCGTGGGAAGTCACTTGCTGCCGTCGTATTCGGAGAGCCCCCGCCAAGTCTCCTTCCTACGTACAATCTTATGTTTTTTGATCCTTCAGTGTTGGGCCTCCACGTTGTGAGGGGACCTCTTTGTCTGACTGCTCGAGTGTccatcttttccctttttatTCCCCCGTTTGCAAACGACCCAACGGATTTttgtccatcaccacaccaactCTCAACAGAGAACGGGCGACTCCAGCAGCTCGTCAAGGTTACCGCTGTTATCGACTCTCCACCGGTGAATCGGTCGATCCACTTGGTGTTCCAGCTACCGAAGGGTCCTGCTCGGCGTCCCAAGCCGTCGATCGTTTGGATTTGTACACAGACTACCGTCTGGGAGTTTGAATGGACTAATGAAAAAAGACACTGGGGATctctgggctggctgggtgAGGCCAAACCATTTTACACAACAAAAACTGCTCAGCCGACACCATGTCGAGTAAGTCGCAAAACGGTCGTATGAGCGTCTTTGGTTTGCGGCTTCCCGCGTTTCACTTTGAAAAAGAAAGCCAGGACAAGAGCGAGGGAGAAACAGACGTAACTAGtcttggcagcagcacaaGCAGCGAGCTCTCTGCAAAGACCGAGAGGCCTGCTACGCCACGTTCCGAGACGGATAGCGGCAGCTCTGGGTCTCCTGTTACCGGGCATTGCTGTACGTACCCAAGCACAAGCCTAGTGTGTACGAGCCAGAACAGTGGGTTCCGAAGATCTGGGTTCATGGTTGCTCACCACGCGTTTTCATGCAGATTCGCACCGTCGTTTCCCTTCTCAGCCCCAGAACAGGCCGATCCATCGAAAACCGGTTCCGAGCAAGTCTTATACCCCCTATACCCCGCCAAACAATACCAACGCAGCTCcaaccaccactaccactaccaccaccaccatcaaaaaCTACACCAACTCGACCGGCCCCTTTGAGCCGCCTAATGAACCGGTCAGTAACGTGAAGCGTAACGACTCACCTCTTCAGCCTGTAACCAATTTCGcgccttcctcaccaccacgcCCACACCACAACGTCTTGGGTTCTCCCTTCCAGCCCAAAAAAGCTCCCACCATGCCCGtctccaaaccccctccgCAGCAGGCCATACCGGCCATCCATCCACACTTAGCTTCACCTCCCCGCAGCGTACCGAATGTCATGACGACGGCAGCTACCCCGGCGGCCACCACAGAACCCAGAAAGCTACAGAGAAACAGAAGCCCCTCCCCCGAAGGCCCTCCtccatcggcggcggccaaCAAGCTCCATGCAAACCGTCTTCACTCTCGTCACCAATCCCCAGGTGCGGCGCCTAGAGGTCGCAGTGTCTCGGCCCAGCCACCCACAGGAGGAGGACCAAGGGGACCCTCTGTCGATGCTTCCAGGGCAGTGTCCAACCCACTCGAGTTCCGTGCGGACTCGCAGCCACGGTCCAGCGAAGCAGGAGGGAACCTCAGTCCCACCGCTGCGGCCGGCGGTGCTGCCCCTCCAGAAACCAAGAAGAAAGTACGGAAGAGCTGGCTGCCTggggcaaggtcaaggtccAACTCGAACGACTGGGGGAAGCCAAAGGGCACAGGAGCGTGGATCATGTCGCCGGATAACCAGGTGGATTACAATGTCGCTCCCTTGTTTACCGGGGATAAGGTGAGCAACCTCGATCATGAAATGCTTGGCGAAATCACATTTCTCACCTTAATTTCTGATGTCATAGGTCCCCGAGCTATGGAACGAACAGGGGAATGTGCTGGTGTACCTGCACCCAAAGGAAAGAGGGCTCGGACCTTCGTTTAGGGTGCATGATTATGCGTTCAGTTCGTCGTTGATACTGAACGAGCTGTTGGTGCaggagatgatggcatcggcggcgatgagctccgactttttgggggtggatgaCGCCGAACGGCGCCAACAACGGCCGGGGCTGCAGTCGCGAAATTctggagggggcggtggtcttgttgctgatgggCACTTGTATCTGCCTCTTGGGAACAACGAGGTGGACTGCCTCGTGGCGGCGAGGAACTTGTTTGCGTTTTTGACGAACCAGCCTTTGGTCGGGACGCCTCAGCAGCCGACGCTGTTTCAAGCGCTCATTCAGATTTCGGAGCAGTTGAGGCAGTTCCAGTTTACGAATTATGACGGGACTTCGTACGGCGAGTCGGTGGACGCGTCGTTTGATATGCTTCTTGATCAGTTTCACATCGCCGATGTTAGACACAGCCGAGAGAAGACgattgaggggttggtgttgggggagcaCATGAAGTCTTGGAACTTGTACAACGAAGCGTTTTCTCATGCGGTGGGGAAGTATGAGAGCTTGCTTGAGCTTAAACTCCCGCTCTACAACAGCATCTCGGCCGTCACGAGGGAAAGGCTGGAGCGCGCTCATCTGAGTCTTGCCAACCGCCAGGCCAACGTCCAAGGCCGCCTCGAAAGCTTTGAGTACCCCTCTCTCTTCGCCGGCACCGCCagctccacctccaacccagaCTACCGCATCGTCCGCTTCAAAGAATGGCGCGCCGCGTTTTCCAGAATGAGGACGTTTGTCCTGGGGTACTACAAGGACTTGTTCGGGTCCTGGCCACCAAAGGCGCGCTCGAAAAAGAACCACTTTACCCAGTCTGGTCTCAACCGCCAGTGTCTAAAAATGCTGTATTCCGACCTCTGCGCGCTGTATGACCTCTTGGTGGACAGACAGTCGATCACGCCCCGGGTGATCGACCAGGACTACTACGGCGCCGACTCGAAAAACGcggagggaaaagaagacaagAACAAGCCCAGCATGGAGCTCA
It contains:
- a CDS encoding uncharacterized protein (EggNog:ENOG503P319) encodes the protein MPAVDVAMRRSVGEGFLDLLARAIHPALVRRNLEGQIGDVRATFASWDSCMAESYCKWLVIGLMILGGIIIFSVLWCIIRCACCAKSCCCSCFKCLQCCGNCCGCCDPPRGDRRQYLDEPYIPPNQGYKSQEPMHLGYDSRPTAPPVFSGGGGGGGGGGYAASTGVTGKPQYAEFDVSKNKPGNEDALPEMPSWEGAESKKIVLEQEEEAVEMNQLKKPEANSPNAHSPTMMNGVAAAGAIPGRGSTSPNPGNRSPYGPPGAGAQSNGYCPPGAVANDPYNQIAQSYNQPAGGYGQPGQGYGMAPGANGPGAVGIGAIGPGRRSPGSVGGGYNTGYDNNDYGQPGYGQQGYGQQQQGVTPRQTGQGGGYDNYGDIYDSYGTGTNKPYGGAQELDAGSYGQPPSAQAAAGPQAGYGGAYGQGQRRTPGPQADAGYGNPNQRRTPGPQSDYNNGYGGSPRRTPAPQDSYGGGGYDVPAPAYGSSQDRRSPGPQQGYGRPPPNRQYSSSDSRGPQRQYSGNDVSLSSDNMGGFDFGTGYSRPPQQQQQPSSGYGRPPQAQQSSGYRQPTTPVVEEQSAAYPGYKPYSPGPPH
- a CDS encoding uncharacterized protein (EggNog:ENOG503NWGJ; COG:S); this translates as MSVFGLRLPAFHFEKESQDKSEGETDVTSLGSSTSSELSAKTERPATPRSETDSGSSGSPVTGHCYSHRRFPSQPQNRPIHRKPVPSKSYTPYTPPNNTNAAPTTTTTTTTTIKNYTNSTGPFEPPNEPVSNVKRNDSPLQPVTNFAPSSPPRPHHNVLGSPFQPKKAPTMPVSKPPPQQAIPAIHPHLASPPRSVPNVMTTAATPAATTEPRKLQRNRSPSPEGPPPSAAANKLHANRLHSRHQSPGAAPRGRSVSAQPPTGGGPRGPSVDASRAVSNPLEFRADSQPRSSEAGGNLSPTAAAGGAAPPETKKKVRKSWLPGARSRSNSNDWGKPKGTGAWIMSPDNQVDYNVAPLFTGDKVPELWNEQGNVLVYLHPKERGLGPSFRVHDYAFSSSLILNELLVQEMMASAAMSSDFLGVDDAERRQQRPGLQSRNSGGGGGLVADGHLYLPLGNNEVDCLVAARNLFAFLTNQPLVGTPQQPTLFQALIQISEQLRQFQFTNYDGTSYGESVDASFDMLLDQFHIADVRHSREKTIEGLVLGEHMKSWNLYNEAFSHAVGKYESLLELKLPLYNSISAVTRERLERAHLSLANRQANVQGRLESFEYPSLFAGTASSTSNPDYRIVRFKEWRAAFSRMRTFVLGYYKDLFGSWPPKARSKKNHFTQSGLNRQCLKMLYSDLCALYDLLVDRQSITPRVIDQDYYGADSKNAEGKEDKNKPSMELIPACVSALRQMLSEFEKSSPPVLPPIPFDIPKIPTMTAIYETYDNLPDKKKAKFDKGLQAHELQLIMIKSRNMDTDALGMPFLQAYKEFELKEAKGVHPHDLIDHRIGHWLFLYVTLQSLPMLVVDAPGLHYTEGVEYFLCEAPQGNPPWRAEDVGEVRKMWYQTADQKTVELSADVVLFSVEGVYMRSHCWLAGKEWEAQNKEGGVNGNGLAVPGPTAGQIGVALGGEGGGMGTDDMMMAGGLPFASPLHPPRAVFADMDPFNAGVGGGHSRRDSDGSVVAPGSSQVRARSGSPAHRARHAYRASIAMGLEPLPHVGSDAPPLPGDRTSRVPSAGSGSSSPGFTGGIYGPGGLRASRSAVNLTGQQGQQWHVGDTHMGMGSRKSSYGGAGGLPGGPPPAIPAAGQGHSREGSQGGSTFDDILKGMDTGKKKKKGLFF